The genomic window tcttgacacgggcaagagccatttgtgcaccctctatgcacgccgacctcttcatcccATCAACATGCGAcacagaaccaaggaactgctgcaccaatccaaaataactcttcagctctggctcccccggccacaaacgactcgcaacatacttcatggggagtccggataacctgttcagctccgcaaaggcggccaaacggtcggataccgaaagtgggcgttctggattgtggaactgtgaccaaaaaagttattccaatttatggtcacctcgacctcggaagtgttcAGTTGCGTCTGCTGCACTCGCTGCcacatccagataagtgttttccccactccactgccggtctaacggggcatacttaggatccccgaacttcatccgcagcatatatggctttccagccgtgatatctccggcctgacgcagctcctccttcatagctctcattgtagAGCGAggatccttggcctcggcagtgatcttctgaaggtccttctgagccgccctttcttcttgttcaagaaatttacagcgatcggcagcatccttcaattttatagccatctcggttattaccttcttactctggcagtgagcagcctgttcagctttcagctcttcagccgccttaacggcagccgcatcactttttcttgcttgctccttggctcgggcaagttccgcccgcaggttctccacggcagtagcactatctgcaataagcacatatattgtaaggcacgagcatcgaactcctcttatcagatatccgtggagcataccttgtgccttGTCTAGCCACTtatttacaagcgtgatgtcggcatccgccacgtcaagttgccgctttagctcggcagatttatcagtccggctagccaccgaacgcctcgccaccttcataaaaaggtgacatTTTATACCTGGGGTTTTGATCCTCTATGCGCCATCattcttgacgacacacagagtctcaggggctactatttatacagggcgcattttatgcggctctaccaaaaggtacaccttttcgggtacctcaaagcctgtcaataaactcctggcggcctcgtacaacccgctttccgtggatgaaatccttcctatcaccgtgttcatcaacatacggtgttcttctgagacagacgctcgcccgagcagatccctcagcatctccgaccgcgcaccagagagcaccggactagcccgacgacctttttcaggatccagacttggagaaacccgccgggacgacacctcggggtcgcctgcctcgtaagttggtgcagctaggggaggcgtttcgctctccatcatttccggacgaagatcccctgaggaCGAGCTTTGATGAGAAGGGTTGaggtccgaactgcaaggtaatattttggttatcttcctcagaaataaaacagggatgccactaatttttgaacccctctctttacttatggctcggaggaaagctgatccccttgagggcgcaatgcggccggggcagtctccggcgccggatcctctgacaaagatttcttcccccgtttcgaggtcatcccctccgggtcttcagacgcactccttttctttcccaggttggggggattctcgattcctcccttcgtGACAGTCTCCtccgtggaggcggtagctccttggttcccctcctCGCCCTCTGCCGAAAGcgtaatctccagcatcctggttaacacaggatccggcacggtctcgggcagggggctggacacctgataagctttgcctttgctatccactcctgttcaaaggatagctctgttaaaagggcaactttatgatgaaaatacggatggtgtgtccaaatacggggctacttaccttagcatcctggcgattgcagctcaggcctgcaTCCTCGGACAAGTCCAGACACcttgcttgtggtccgaagaacaatttgtacatctccacgggcgtcgcgcccataaagtgttggaggactcgtggtccttccggattaaattcccacaggcgaagagggcgacgtttgcagggcagcgtgcggcgaatcagcataacttgcgccaccacggtcaagttaatatctctttctaggagatcttgaatgcggtcctgcagaaggggcacgtctttggacggcccccagataagcccttcattgacccatgacgctcgccgtggtggggggcccgagcgaaaagcaggtggcgccacccatgtggtgcccctgggggctgtgatgtaaaaccagtcccgttgccataagccgaactcttcttggaaagtgccctcgggccatggagcgccggctatcttgcttatgatagctcctccgcactcagtgtgcaacccctcgatcatctttggctccaccttgaaggttctaagccacaatctaaagtgaggggtgatatggaggaaggcttcacacacaacaatgaatgatgaaatttggaggatggactccggagctaggtcgtgaaattctagcccgtaatagaacatcagccccctcacgaagggatcaatcaggaagcctagccccgaaggaagtgagatgtgaacaccacgctctcaccgggctagggagaaggaatggcctgcccttgagcaggcagcctatgcgagatttcgccggttagatacctggcatctctcagctttcgcacgttttcttccgtaacggaggaaggcacccaccggccttgaaggtcggaaccggacatcgtcgaaagtccgaagcgcctaaaactagaagcTTTGAGTGTTGGGACTTGAGGCAAGAGGCAGATTCAATTGGATTGAAAGAAAAGGGAGTCTAGCCTTGGTTTccttataaaggagttgaataccaagagccctccccgtaaccgtttgggactcgctttcaattagagagtcataccaaaaggcatggttgggttacccacgcccgtattaatgagaatcccggaataaggggacacgatctccacttcgacaagacgtgccaaggaaaccgcctcgctgtGGAACAgtgaaacgattcgaataaaggcttgaccgtggcatgatgtcacactgcggaatacatcagcagattagatttgtgcggaaattattctctctacgatggtatgtggaacttattttgcagagccggacactatccttgtgttcaacatcttctatgaagtattcggaggaggaacccgccttgcaatgccgaagacaatttgcgcgccggactcgtcatcattgaagcctagttcaggggctactgagggagtcctggattagggggtgtccggatggccggactatgacctttggccggactcccggactatgaagatacaagattgaagactttgtcccgtgtccggatagggactttccttggcgtggaaggcaagcttggcgatacgatatgaagatctcctcccattgtaaccgactctgtgtaacccttgccctctccggtgtctatataaaccggagagttttagtccgtaggacgaacaataatcataccataggctagattctagggtttagcctctctgatctcgtggtagatcaactcttgtactacccatatcatcaatattaatcaagcaggagtagggttttacctccaccgagagggcccgaacctggataaaaacatcgtgtcccttgtctcctgttaccatccgcctagacgcacagttcgggaccccctacccgagatcggccggttttgacaccgatagggacctttagtccccaccctttagtgccggttaccgaaccggcactaaagtgccttacgaaccggtgctatagcccggttctgcactagtgtaagaACGGTgcgatatacatacgaacggaaatatttttctaggattcaccgtgtggaatgtacatacgaacggaaacgattgggttttgatgcctcacccgatcgcacacgagctcattttgctcCAGCCTTTGTGCCAGGGGGGcctatcctcgacggtttctgggtcatgtaggaaggaccccctatcgcccacactcacttgacgatagttccaaatgtcgtcgcgaaaaggggttaaaaaccgtgtgtATAACACCTCACTGTACCAGTGCTCGTCTATTACAAATCCTACTAGTAGCCCACCAATGAAATTGGTTGAAGAAATCTCGAGGGACCATCTCCGAGAGGTTGCACCTACAAATAGTGTGTGCCTTATCCTCCTCCTTGCGACACAACAACAATGTATGGATCCAGTTAATGGCCTTAAAAATAACCAGCAAAAAAGTTGGAACTTTTGTTTTGTTAAAAATATAATCATTATGAGTGTTCTGAATGGCTCAAAGTAAAGTGCAAATTTCCACATGAATCTGTGACTACTTGGGATGCACTCCGGACGAGGATCTAGGGCATGCAAGTGCGGGGGCAAACAAGTCCCTGGTGCCGCATTTTTATTTTGGCTTCTAATTTCCAAAGTTTTATAGCTTTTAAACAAAAATTCCAAATTAAGTTCTGTTTTTATATTTGTGTTCCATGTGACCGGCACTTCCAAATAAGACACATTTTGAATATTTTTGACGACTTCTAAAATTATAGGTTAAGCTTCAGTGCTGAAAATTAGTATGGGCGAGCGATAAAAATCAATTATTTTGTGTATACGGCTGATAGAAAAAATTGCTTGAATCTCTAAAACTTGTTGAAACTTGCCAATTTTAGATGGAAAACCTTAAGTTTTATCGCTGAAACTTAACACTTACCATGCCCTCGTTCTGGATTCAACTACTTCATGAACCGCGAGGCAAATCTACCGGACGGCAGGACTTGACAGATGAGTGCCCCCACACATGTGTGCCCCTGCGAATTTCTGCATGCACTCCCACTAACCAGTTTACAAACATATTCTCTGTCGTGGGTGAGGTAGATTTAAAACTATATGGGCGGATTGCCGTAATATCTTAGTAAGTTGTCAGTGAAGGAATAGATGATGTATCGACTCCTCATCGCCACAAAAGTAATAGTTAGGTCACTTGCAAATTCTATTTTTTCAGATAGTCTTTTGTTAGGATAATGTTGCGATCTAAATACCACATAAGATTTTTATTCTCAACGGGCTCTCATTTTCCAAATATATTTGTGGTGAAAGGTTGCCCACCATTAATGGTGTCCGTATACATGGATTTGACTGCGAAGCCACCAAAAGTAGTCAGCATCCAACAGAATGTGTCTGACTCATTTGAACAAGGTTTAACTAGTTTGTCCATTTGTCCCGGTCAATGGTCTTTGGAAGGCAACATTCAATGGCACTGACCTTATCAAAGAGCCAGCAAAGACAACTTTGCGGTACAAAATATGATAGAGACATGTGTACCACATGACTCGTGGAGTGTCACATAGCCATGTATCTTCCCAAAACCTAGTAGTTAGGCCATTGCCTACCACAAACGTGTCTATACGAAAAAAATATCATTTTTGACACCCATGaggcctttccagaaaggcgagtccTTCGGTTTTGCCTGAACCTTGGTTAGGGTTTTAGAATGAAGGTACTTATTCCTAAGTAATTCTTGCCAAACTCCATCCTCAGTAAGTATCTTGTATAGCCCTTTTCTAAACAAACCTATTTTTAAACTCGGCGTCTTCAAGCCCTAGACCTCTTTGGTCTTTAGGGCGACAGCGGGTGCCAGCTCGTCAGGCGGTATCTAGACTTACGTTCATGAGATCCAATCTTTTCCTTGCCCCATTAGGTATTTCAAAGAAAGATAAACACACTTAAACTTGTGAGAACAACATTGATTAGGAACATACTTCTGCTTGCCCCATAAGACATAAGCTTACCAATCCAACAACTCAACTTTTGCTCAAAGCAGTCTTGTGTACCTTTTCATTCCTTATTAAGAAGTTAACAAAAATGCATTGGGATACCAAGATATCTAAATTGGAGAGCCAGATTCACAACCAAATAGTTGTTTGTACTAATTCTCTTCTTCTTTGCCCTTTTCAAAGCAGAAGTGTTCGCTCTTGTGGAAGTCTCGAGACCAGACAACCGGTCGAATAAACAAAGTGTAAGTTTCATTATTATTTTTGCACGGTCCACACATGTGCTGTCGACGCCTGATTTGGATGGATCACGTGGGGGTAACATTTTTGAGTGGAAATCTGTTGCAATCTCCAGCACGTGAAGGATTCAGATTCTGCCCACTACTACTACTAGTGTACCACAACTACTTTTGGCTGAACTTATTGGGATGGACCTTTACAGAAAGTTTGATTCCAGAAAAGAGGCGAGGAAGCGTACACTGATTATTTTTGGAAGCGTACACTGATGCATACTTGTAATATTGATTCAAACTCTGGCCGGCGGCAGCACGTTGGCCATCCGACCAGAAATCAGGCAACGTAAGGCAACAGATTCCATGAGATGTCAACATGCCATCTCATGTTAGTGTCGTCCATTGGGGCTTAATTATATTGGAAAAAAGGAACACCAGAAGTAAGTCGTATCTTTTGATGTCGCGGAAATTTCAGTGCTGGGAAGCTAGCATATAAATAGCAGCAGGGAAGGTGCACATATATAGCCCATACCATATATAGCACGAACCTGTCACGTTCCTAGGTACGGTTGGTTCTAAACCTAATAATAATAAGTATTGGGAGCATGCCGAATTCGAGGGATCCGTTAATCGTCGGGGGGATTGTTGGCGACATCGTCGACTACTTCGACGCGTCGGCGCGGCTGAGGGTGCTGTACGGAAACCGCGAGATCACGGTTGGGTCCGAGCTGAGGCCGTCGCAGGTGGCGAACCAGCccacgctgcacatcacaggaagaGCGGGATCACTCTACACGCTCGTGAGTGCTCTACTCTTAAGTATGATTGCATATATCAATATCAGAATTTGTAATTGCTAACACCAAGGAGTGGTCTACTGATACAGACATTCTTAATTTGTTACTAGGTGATGGTAGACCCTGATGTGCCTAGACCAAGCGACCCTTGCGAACGGGAGTATCTCCATTGGTACGAGCTAAATCAAGCTAGCTTTACCTTAGCCACCTCCCTTGTGGGTGAATTAACCTTCTCAAAATACcccatccgtttctaaatataagtctttttagagattttaataaagagtacatatggatgtatgtaggtgtattctagagtgtagattcattcattttgctctgtatgtagctcATATTGGAATCtctgaaaagacttatatttaagaacggagggagtagcatgtaTATATGTTCCCTTAGTTTTataattcttgtcgtggttttagttcaaaagtAACTCACTGATTCAGTTTAATTCTTGCGTACATAGGTTTGTCACAGACATACCAGAAGGAGGTGACGTTGGCCGTGGTAAGAAATTAATTTGCCGATCGAGTGCTACATGTGTCATGTCAACTGTATACCCTATCCAACTGTCTACTTTCTTCCCCCCGCAAAAGAAAAAGAATGTCTTCTTCTTTCAACTAAAAGAGTTTTTTCGGGTGCATGCATCCAGGCACTGAGGTGGTAGCGTACGAGAGGCCGCAGCCGATAGCGGGGATACACCGTTTGGCCTTCGTGGTGTTTCGGCAGGTTGCGCGGGAGGCCATCTACGCACCAGGGTGGCGCTCCAACTTCGTCACGAGGGACTTGGCCGAGTGCTACAGCCTGGGCGCTCCGGTCGCCGCTGCCTACTTCAACTGCCAGAGGGAGGGCAgctgcggtggccggaggtggCAGGGGTGAACCAAGCTGGCTATACCAACTATACGTACACACCATCACGCCATCCCGTGGGATGTGTCGCACAAGATAAATGAATAAAGAAAGTATGTGTGGGCAAGCTAGGTCCTTGTGTGCTGGCTAATTGCCTATCTCGATTGGCCCTACTTGTGGCCGAATATACTGTGCACTTTGTGCATAGTCTAAATATTTAATAATCTTGTATGTACTCTTTCTAGGGAAACAATCTACTAGTTTCTATAGCCCCTATTACCTTATTTCTTTTTACATGCGGCCTATCCACCGCAACATTGGATTCCATTTCTCGAATTTCTGGTGGGGTGCAGCAACAGTGAACAAAAGGTGCATAGGCTTTTGTGGGAGAAGATGTGTATGGCAAACTGGAATGAAGTGATGTTACTCTGAGACCCAAAGGCATTTAATCAAACATTGTTGGCCAAATAAGCTTGGCGAATCATTCAGCTCCCATCCTCTCTTTGTGCAAGGGTTCTGAAAGCTTGTTATTTCAAGGATGGGTCGATCTTGAACGCGACATGCCTAGTGGTGGATCCTTTATTTTCCATAGTATCTTACTACATAACTGAGACCTACTTCGAGAAGGTGTGGTCGTGGAGAATTGGTGATGGTACCTCAATTAATGTGCACCATGAGAACTGGATTCCAAGGAGTGGCAGCCTCATCCCACTTGGGCAGCAATATGTACAGTGATTTACTAGCGGCCGAGGGATCACAATGAGATGTACAGAAACTTGAAACAATGTTCACACCGGATGTTGTACTAGACGAGCTCCTTTATGGTACCTTGTGATGAATTTGCAACGTCCATTGACGAAATCCCAGGGCGGTTAGCAACATATATTGTTGTGCTTGGCCCAGCAGTAGCGCTCACACTGGCCACGCAGCGGGCAGCAGTATAAGTTTCTTGAGGGTGTTTTAGGGAGAAGGAAATTTAGCCCGTCGGATGCATCGTCTCAACCTACTCAATCCGATTCGTCTTCCATTTTCAGCACGGCCGCAACCAGTCAGCCAGGGTCCCGGCGGCCGTCTAGGCACATTCCTTTTCAGTCGTGCTTGTGGATGCAAGGCAAGGTCGAGGAGAGAACGTTGAGACGGCAAGCGGCAATGGCGAGAACATGATACAATACAGCAATGCGGCGGCAAGGTCGACCAGGGCGTGGCGCCGGTCTCAGCCAGGTCAAGTGCACAGCAGCAACAGCGACCTGCTAGAGGTCACAGCGACGTCGATTCAGTCTCAAGATGCTGCTGCATATGTTTCATGATAACTTTTAAATTGAGGAAATGTCTATTTTTTACCTCAGAAATCGATGGTGGGATTTTGTTATACTGCtccgagtatttaacaaaaaactaccataATTCGTGGAACTATGCCTACAAACTACCCCTTTACAAATTTGTACGGAAAACTACCATTTTTTCACTAATATATGACTAAAAACTACCACATCGACTTAATGATTGATAAGTAAGAATTAAACTTGCTTATGACAtgttggggcccacatgtcattcttctTCTCCCGCGCATGAGCTCCTGCTCCCTCGGCCTCTGCTCCGTCCACCGCCTGCCATGGCGCCTCAGCCTCTGCTCTGTCCACCGCCTGCTATGGCCGGCCCCAAGTGCCTCCTTCCTACCTCGCCCGCAGTCCTCTTGCAACCCCTGCCCGACGCCGGGGCCGAGCTGCTTGCCTCCCTTGCCGTCCGCCACCACCGCCTTCCTCCTGCTGCTGATGCTGCTGGCCCTCGCTGTCGAGTGAGTCGTCGGTGGCCTcctccttgccctgtgctccatCCAGCTCCGCCGCCTCTCAGCGTCCTCCTGCCTGCGCCGCCCCATGGCTCTCCCGAGGCCATCACCGACCACCACCCCACGATGCTTGGCCTCTGGACTACCACCACTGACGCAAGCACCTGAGTAACGGAGCCGGCGACTTGGCGCGGCCAGCTCGCGTGCCAGGCAGCAGCGGCTCGCCGGTGTGTTGCAGTCCAAAGAGCTATCGCCGGTGTGCTGGTAAGGTGTTTGTTGAAATgccaaagagagatagagagaggaggaagaagatgatgctgACGTCTAGGGTCTCCTCCGCACGAAAGAAGCGGGCTCCTGTCATAAGCGTGTAAAATGGACGAATCGGTTGATTTACagacatggtagtttttagtcataGATTAGCAAAAAAAGTGATAGTTTTCGGCACAAATTCGTGAAGTGGTAGTTTGTAGGCTCGGTTCCAcaaattgtggtagtttttggttaaatactctacTGCTCCCCTCACCCGTATCAGTATAGGGTACCGTAAAAATGCTTGTACTGGACATAAAACGAATTGCCATAGGAGGTCCGGGGCGCTCTGACTATATGGCATGGAACTTTACAAAGAGAGTCAAGAACGGTCAGTTCTCTGTGAAGTCTGCCTATCATCTGCGTATGAGCATGAAGGGTTTGAAATCCGGACGGCCGGGATTTTCAACTACAGTGGTGGAGCACAAAGGATGGCTGGCGCTTTGGGGCACTAGCGCTCCAAGCAAAGCCAAGATTCACACCTGCTGGCAACTTATTATGAATGTATTTGCGATTGGTGCTGAACTGCACAAAGACGGATCAAGCCGGGAGTTTTTTGTGTAGCTTGTGGGCGAGATGAAACTAGTTATCACAGGTTCTAGACCTGCCCACATTCTGCAATGGTTTGGAAATGGAAGCTACTTGGCGAGGTGAAGGGAGCTCCGGTGGTACTATCGCCACCAATGGGGGGAACCCAACAGGTGTGGCTGCAATGATCATGTTCAAGAGTGGCTCTCGGTGCATGCTAAACCGGTTCTGATCAAGGCGACGGCACTGGCCGAGCGTTGGAAACAGCCTGAGCAAGGATGGATCAAAGTTAACGCGGACGGAGCTATGTCAAAGAGGCAAGGCAAAGGGGGAGATGGAGTGAGTGATCCTACGACCATGAAGGTGCTTAAAGAGGAGGGGCTACATTGTTCTTCCCCGGGATCACTGACCCTGAGGTCTCTGAAGTGTTGGCTGCGTGGCGTGCGGTGCAATTAGCATATGAACTTGGGGTGCAGAAAATTCAGTTCAAACTTGGTAGCAATGGGGTCGTCTCCATTCTGAATGACATAAACAAGATTTTTACTAAGGTTGGTAtagactcacacagattgcgcactcTACGGTGCAACCAATTCAGAGGGCCTTCATGCCAGGACGACATATACTAGAGGGTGTTGTCGTTCTTCAAGAAACTCTTCACAAAATCCACTCGAAGAAATTAGACGATGTTATctttaaagtggattttgagaaggcctgCGATAAAGTTAAGTGGTCATTCTTACAACAAACCTTACGTATTAAAAGTTTTTATACGGCCTGGAGAAAGCAGGTCGAATCCTTTATTAAAAAAGGTAGTGTTGGGATAAAAGTTAATGATGATATAGGCCGTTATTGCCAAACACAAAAAGGTTTGAGACAAGGCGGTCCTATGTCTCCGGTCTTCTTCAATATTGTTGCTGGCATGCTGACAGTCCTAATTGGTCGAGCCAAGGAGGATGGTCAGGTGGGTGGGTTAATCCCCCATTTGATAGATGGTGGGGTTTCCATTCTTCAGTATGCAGATGAAACCATTATATTCAGGGAACATGATTTGGGCTAAGGCTAGGAACATGAAGCTGGCCTCATGTATCTTCGaacaaccactagtagaaaaaggacctaatgtgagacacattagtccagGTTCGATTTTAgtccggtactaatggtaccatttgaaagatcgtggatgtcgcctagagggggggtgaataggcgctttaaaataattatggttgaggcttgaacaaatgcggaataaacctagcggttaatttgtcaagcacaaaacctacagcaactaggctcacctatgtgcaccaataacttatgctaagcaagaaaaactacaggtgatagcaagatatatgacaagaaacaatatggctatcacaaagtaaagtgcataagtaaagggctcgggtaagagataaccgaggcacgcggagacgatgatgtatcccgaagttcacacccttgcggatgctaatctccgtttggagcggtgtgaaggcacaatgctccccaagaagccactagggccaccgtaatctcctcacgccctcgcacaatgcaagatgtcgtgattccactaagggacccttgagggcggtcaccgaacccgtacaaatggcaacccttgggggcggtcaccgaacccgtacactttggcaacccttgggggcggtcaccggtacccgtcaaattgctcggggcgatctccacaacctaattggagaccccgacgcttgcccggagctttacaccacaatgattgagctccgaacaccaccaaccgtctagggcgcccaagcacccaagaggaacaagttcaagggtaccaagcacccaagagtaataagcttctcaacttgtaacttccacgtatcaccgtggagaactcaaaccaatgcaccaaatgcaatggcaagggcacacggagtgcccaagtccttctctctcaaatcccaccgaagcaactaatgctagggaggaaaatgagaggaagaacaagaaggagaacaccaagaactccaagaactagattcaaggggttcccctcacatagaggagaaagtgattggtggcaatgtggatctagatctcctctcttttttccctcaaaaactagtaagaatccatgaagggattgagagttagcaagctcgaagaaggtcaacaatgggggaagaacacgagctcaaaggataaggttcaatggggaagaagacccccttttataggtggggaaaaatccagctgttatgctcacagcccgcaccgagcggtagtaccgcttgacatcacggtactaccgctaggggtagcggtactactgctaagggtagcggtactactgcttgcgagcggtactaaaaaattacatccgtgcctaccaccgctggacttgtgacgagtttttggtcccgagcggaagtagccacggaagtagccgcggtagtactgctccaagcggtagtaccgctcccaagggcggtagtaaaaaattacttccgctcctacccgcggtagtaccactgcagccttttcagaacaccaaaactaccacaacttctgcattcggactccgaattcgacgaaaccaagtttgttggaaagctagagacaagggctaacacaatcttgatagacataccaataataagcaaatgagaaaaaggcccaaaataaaatggtgagaacccttcctcggaaaag from Triticum aestivum cultivar Chinese Spring chromosome 3B, IWGSC CS RefSeq v2.1, whole genome shotgun sequence includes these protein-coding regions:
- the LOC123064277 gene encoding protein FLOWERINGUS T-like codes for the protein MPNSRDPLIVGGIVGDIVDYFDASARLRVLYGNREITVGSELRPSQVANQPTLHITGRAGSLYTLVMVDPDVPRPSDPCEREYLHWFVTDIPEGGDVGRGTEVVAYERPQPIAGIHRLAFVVFRQVAREAIYAPGWRSNFVTRDLAECYSLGAPVAAAYFNCQREGSCGGRRWQG